The Candidatus Phaeomarinobacter ectocarpi genome includes a region encoding these proteins:
- the mtgA gene encoding monofunctional biosynthetic peptidoglycan transglycosylase, with protein MTRRRSSSKKRRSISGGFFSRLRRRDLSIIEWALVGVVGVFVVLPVGLILLYRVVPPPLTTVMAIRLVEGQGLSRDWVPLEEIAPSVRYAVIASEDNNFCSHGGVDWTALRQAMTAEIEGGGQGGASTLTMQTARNLMLWPHRSYIRKGLELYVATLIDALWPKERIFEVYLNIAEWGPGVFGIEAAARHHFGVSAKDLTQREAARLAVILPNPIELHATASTGHVTRQAAIVRKRIGQLGPLLDCVRP; from the coding sequence GTGACGCGCCGCCGCTCATCCTCAAAGAAACGCAGATCAATATCCGGCGGCTTTTTCAGCCGGCTGCGGCGTCGTGACCTGTCCATCATCGAGTGGGCGCTGGTCGGGGTTGTCGGCGTATTTGTGGTTCTTCCCGTTGGTTTGATCCTGCTCTACCGGGTCGTGCCGCCGCCGCTCACGACCGTCATGGCCATTCGACTTGTCGAGGGACAGGGCCTCAGCCGGGACTGGGTGCCCTTGGAAGAGATCGCACCATCGGTGCGCTACGCGGTGATCGCATCCGAAGACAACAACTTCTGCTCCCATGGGGGCGTCGACTGGACGGCCCTGAGACAAGCCATGACGGCGGAAATTGAGGGTGGTGGCCAAGGCGGTGCCAGCACACTCACCATGCAGACCGCGCGCAATTTAATGCTGTGGCCCCACCGCAGCTACATTCGCAAGGGCCTGGAACTTTATGTGGCCACGCTCATTGACGCCCTTTGGCCCAAGGAGCGGATTTTTGAGGTCTATTTGAACATTGCGGAGTGGGGGCCGGGGGTCTTTGGCATTGAGGCGGCAGCCCGGCATCATTTTGGTGTTTCGGCAAAGGATCTGACCCAGCGGGAGGCGGCCCGGCTGGCCGTCATCCTGCCCAACCCAATTGAGCTGCATGCAACGGCTTCAACGGGTCATGTCACCCGTCAGGCAGCCATTGTTCGCAAGAGAATTGGTCAGTTGGGGCCACTTTTAGACTGTGTCAGGCCCTGA
- the bioD gene encoding dethiobiotin synthase has product MSSSTFFVTASGTDIGKTYVTTGLIRALLSAGRKVEALKPLITDFTDATQGGSDTVLILQALDKEPIQHAIEHVSPWRYTAALAPDMAAAREGLAVPYDDVITYCRDARAALSDDTVLIVEGAGGVLVPVDDTHTMRDFMTDLAATPILVVGSYLGTISHTLTALEALQSHGLIPAAIVVSESEGAGIPLDETCDAIKRFIGDVPLVPVPRGDQDAFSRLAALISR; this is encoded by the coding sequence ATGAGCAGCTCCACCTTTTTTGTCACGGCTTCAGGCACGGACATTGGCAAGACATATGTCACCACTGGGCTGATCCGCGCCCTCTTGTCTGCAGGCCGGAAGGTTGAGGCCCTCAAACCCCTGATCACGGATTTCACAGACGCCACCCAAGGCGGCAGCGACACCGTGCTTATTCTTCAGGCGTTGGACAAAGAGCCGATACAACACGCCATCGAGCATGTATCTCCCTGGCGATACACCGCTGCCCTTGCGCCGGACATGGCCGCAGCCAGAGAAGGTCTGGCTGTGCCCTATGACGACGTCATCACCTATTGCCGTGATGCCCGTGCCGCATTGAGTGATGACACGGTCCTCATTGTTGAAGGCGCAGGTGGAGTGCTCGTTCCTGTGGATGACACCCACACCATGCGTGATTTCATGACTGACCTTGCCGCCACGCCGATTTTGGTGGTCGGCAGTTATCTGGGCACCATCAGCCATACGCTGACAGCCCTTGAGGCGCTGCAGAGCCATGGGCTGATACCGGCTGCTATTGTTGTCAGTGAAAGTGAAGGCGCGGGCATTCCGCTGGACGAAACCTGTGATGCCATCAAGCGGTTCATCGGTGACGTGCCACTCGTACCGGTGCCGCGGGGCGACCAGGACGCGTTCTCGCGCCTCGCCGCACTGATCTCCCGGTAA
- a CDS encoding helix-turn-helix domain-containing protein — MDEKEFKRWRKSLGMSQKDAAKALGLKPRIIQYYEKGERDGERVKVPRSIRLACYALAQGITDYNGPNED, encoded by the coding sequence ATGGATGAGAAAGAATTCAAGCGCTGGCGCAAGTCTTTGGGCATGTCTCAGAAAGACGCCGCAAAAGCACTTGGTCTAAAGCCTCGTATCATTCAGTACTACGAGAAAGGAGAGCGTGACGGAGAGAGGGTAAAAGTACCACGCTCTATTCGGCTCGCGTGCTATGCCCTCGCACAGGGAATTACAGACTATAATGGGCCAAATGAAGACTAA
- the bioF gene encoding 8-amino-7-oxononanoate synthase has product MPSLNDFASTKLENLTARGQRRELTDTARKAAGNAVRGNRDVISFCCNDYLNLSQHPAVKRAAQAAVEEFGVGSGASRLVTGNHPLFAQLETRLARLKGTDAALVFGAGYLANTGIIPSLVGAGDVVFADELSHACLMSGARMSDAQVHVFRHNDMAHLEELLTAHRGSARNALMVTDGVFSMDGDLAPLPQMVALANEHETWLMTDDAHGLGVIGGGHGSARAFGDVPLDIPLQMGTLSKAVGGFGGYVCASQPVIDLLKSRARTFVYSTGLPPANAAAAIAALEIIESDTDLIEKPVSNAAQFCHEAGLPAPQSPIVPVIIGDERDALGASHMLLDEGYLVTAIRPPTVPAGTARLRLTFMAEHDPEDISRLAEIIRERIIRRSAA; this is encoded by the coding sequence ATGCCCAGCCTGAATGACTTCGCCAGCACCAAACTTGAAAACCTCACGGCACGTGGACAACGCCGCGAGCTGACCGACACTGCCCGCAAGGCTGCTGGAAACGCAGTCCGTGGCAACCGGGACGTGATTTCGTTTTGCTGTAACGACTATCTCAATCTGTCCCAGCACCCCGCCGTCAAAAGAGCCGCCCAGGCAGCCGTTGAAGAGTTCGGTGTCGGGTCGGGCGCCTCTCGCCTTGTCACCGGCAATCATCCCCTGTTCGCGCAGCTCGAAACGCGCCTGGCCCGCCTCAAGGGCACGGACGCTGCCTTGGTTTTCGGCGCTGGCTACCTTGCAAATACCGGGATCATCCCAAGCCTTGTGGGCGCGGGCGACGTTGTGTTTGCTGATGAGCTTAGTCACGCCTGCTTGATGTCCGGAGCCCGCATGTCAGACGCGCAGGTGCATGTCTTTCGGCACAACGACATGGCCCATCTGGAAGAGCTGTTGACGGCCCACCGCGGCTCTGCCCGCAACGCCCTGATGGTGACAGACGGCGTCTTCTCCATGGATGGTGACCTTGCGCCCTTGCCTCAGATGGTCGCGCTGGCCAATGAGCACGAGACGTGGCTGATGACCGATGATGCCCATGGCCTGGGGGTCATTGGGGGCGGTCATGGGTCAGCGCGCGCCTTTGGTGATGTGCCCCTCGATATCCCGCTGCAAATGGGAACACTCTCCAAGGCTGTTGGCGGCTTTGGGGGGTATGTATGTGCCAGCCAACCGGTGATTGACCTCCTCAAGAGCCGGGCCCGCACGTTTGTGTATTCAACTGGCCTGCCTCCAGCCAATGCAGCTGCCGCCATTGCCGCCCTTGAGATAATCGAAAGCGACACGGACCTGATCGAAAAGCCCGTGAGCAATGCAGCGCAGTTCTGCCATGAGGCAGGATTGCCGGCCCCCCAAAGCCCAATTGTGCCCGTCATCATCGGGGACGAGCGTGACGCGCTGGGTGCGTCCCACATGCTTCTTGACGAAGGCTATCTGGTCACAGCCATTCGTCCGCCAACCGTGCCTGCTGGCACCGCCCGGCTACGCCTGACATTCATGGCGGAGCACGACCCCGAGGATATTTCACGACTTGCGGAAATTATCCGTGAACGGATTATAAGGCGATCGGCAGCATGA
- a CDS encoding alpha/beta fold hydrolase: MTNKTDLIVGPASRNYYSQRLRLHYVDWGNPDAPPLLLVHGGRDHCRNWDWVAEELRHDYHIIAPDLRGHGDSQWMVGGTYMINDYVYDIAQLIHQLKLAPLKILAHSFGGAISLRYTGIYPETVEKLIAIEGLGPPPKMLAQRAGKPADERLSGWIDQMRGLSGRSPRKYPELEDAVKRMQEENPHLSPEHSRHLTVHGMIQNEDGTWSWKFDNYVRAFPPDRWDSEETNALWGRIEAPVMLVRGTDSWASDPTEDGRINAFKNAKAVNVEGAGHWVHHDKFDEFMGLARHFLKD; this comes from the coding sequence ATGACCAATAAAACTGATTTGATTGTCGGGCCCGCGTCCCGGAACTACTACTCGCAGCGCCTGCGGCTTCACTATGTGGATTGGGGGAACCCGGACGCTCCCCCCTTGCTGCTGGTTCATGGCGGCCGCGACCATTGCCGCAACTGGGACTGGGTGGCTGAAGAGCTCCGCCACGACTACCACATCATTGCACCTGACCTGCGCGGGCACGGTGACAGTCAGTGGATGGTTGGCGGCACCTACATGATCAATGACTATGTCTATGACATTGCGCAGCTCATTCATCAGTTGAAGCTGGCACCGCTCAAGATTCTGGCGCACTCCTTTGGTGGCGCGATCTCACTTCGCTACACAGGCATTTACCCCGAGACGGTTGAAAAACTGATCGCCATCGAGGGTCTGGGTCCGCCGCCGAAGATGCTCGCGCAGCGCGCAGGCAAACCGGCGGACGAACGGCTGTCAGGCTGGATTGACCAGATGCGCGGCCTGTCAGGACGTTCACCGCGCAAATACCCAGAGCTGGAAGATGCCGTGAAACGGATGCAGGAAGAAAACCCACATCTCAGCCCGGAACATTCGCGACACCTGACCGTGCACGGCATGATTCAGAACGAGGACGGAACGTGGTCGTGGAAGTTTGACAACTATGTCCGGGCTTTCCCGCCGGACCGGTGGGACTCTGAGGAAACAAACGCCTTGTGGGGCCGCATTGAGGCTCCAGTGATGCTGGTGCGCGGCACCGACAGCTGGGCGTCTGACCCGACCGAGGACGGCCGCATCAATGCCTTCAAGAATGCGAAGGCGGTGAATGTGGAGGGCGCAGGTCACTGGGTCCATCATGACAAGTTCGACGAGTTCATGGGTCTCGCCCGCCACTTCCTCAAAGACTAA
- a CDS encoding helicase HerA-like C-terminal domain-containing protein, with product MSQQLFLGRGAIDQHLSLKLANRHGLIAGATGTGKTVSLQILAEGFSEAGVPVFMADVKGDLSGMSQAGVSKDFLEKRAATIGLDDYKYSQYPVVFWDVFGEQGHPVRTTISEMGPILLSRQLGLNDTQEGVLTIAFRLADEDGMLLLDLKDLREMLAFMSENTKDISGRYGNVTTASIGAIQRRLLTLETQGGDKFFGEPALRLQDLMRTTYDGRGQVNILASDKLIRAPQLYATFMLWLMSELFEELPEVGDPEKPKLVFFFDEAHLLFDDAPKHLVDRIAQVVKLIRSKGVGIYFVTQNPLDVPDEVLGQLGNRIQHALRAFTPRDQKAVRVAADTFRANPNLKTAEVITQLGVGEALTSTLGEKGVPGIVERTLIRPPSSRLGPATPDERKATLASSPVGGTYDTTIDRESAYEILQKRRAELEAERAKAEEAATAEKERKEREKAEARARPKASRRQGTTEAFIKSMVRQVGRTLGRELIRGILGSIKR from the coding sequence ATGTCTCAGCAGCTCTTTCTTGGCCGCGGTGCCATTGACCAGCACCTGTCTCTCAAACTGGCCAATCGTCATGGGCTGATCGCAGGTGCGACGGGCACGGGAAAGACCGTATCCCTCCAGATCCTGGCTGAAGGCTTTTCAGAAGCCGGCGTCCCGGTCTTTATGGCCGACGTCAAAGGTGATCTGTCCGGCATGTCGCAGGCGGGGGTTTCAAAAGACTTTCTTGAAAAGCGGGCTGCAACCATCGGTCTGGACGATTACAAATATTCTCAGTACCCGGTTGTGTTCTGGGATGTGTTCGGCGAGCAGGGTCACCCGGTTCGCACGACAATCTCGGAGATGGGGCCGATCCTGCTGTCGCGACAGCTGGGGCTCAACGACACTCAGGAAGGTGTGCTGACAATCGCGTTCCGCCTGGCCGACGAAGACGGCATGCTGCTGCTTGATCTAAAGGATCTGCGCGAAATGCTGGCCTTCATGTCCGAAAACACAAAAGACATTTCCGGGCGCTACGGCAATGTGACCACAGCCTCCATCGGCGCGATCCAGCGACGTTTGCTGACTCTGGAAACCCAGGGTGGTGACAAGTTCTTCGGAGAGCCTGCCCTTCGTCTACAGGACCTGATGCGGACCACTTATGACGGACGCGGCCAGGTGAACATCCTTGCGTCCGACAAACTCATTCGCGCGCCGCAGCTCTATGCCACTTTCATGTTGTGGCTGATGTCAGAGCTGTTTGAGGAATTGCCGGAAGTCGGTGACCCGGAGAAACCGAAACTGGTTTTCTTCTTTGATGAAGCACACCTGCTTTTTGACGATGCACCCAAACATCTGGTGGACCGCATTGCGCAGGTTGTGAAGCTGATCCGCTCCAAAGGGGTGGGCATCTATTTTGTCACGCAGAACCCGCTTGATGTGCCCGACGAGGTGCTGGGCCAGCTGGGCAATCGGATCCAGCATGCGTTGCGGGCTTTCACGCCACGTGACCAGAAGGCCGTGCGCGTTGCTGCTGACACTTTTCGGGCGAACCCAAATCTCAAGACTGCGGAAGTCATCACGCAGCTGGGTGTGGGGGAGGCTCTGACATCTACCCTGGGTGAAAAAGGCGTGCCGGGCATTGTGGAACGGACACTGATCCGGCCGCCAAGTTCCCGGCTTGGGCCGGCCACGCCCGATGAGCGCAAGGCCACACTTGCCTCCAGTCCGGTTGGCGGGACCTATGACACGACGATTGATCGCGAGTCGGCGTATGAAATTCTCCAGAAGCGACGTGCCGAACTGGAGGCGGAGCGCGCTAAGGCTGAAGAAGCTGCAACCGCAGAAAAAGAGCGAAAAGAGCGCGAAAAGGCTGAAGCCCGCGCCCGGCCCAAGGCCTCGAGACGTCAGGGCACCACAGAGGCCTTCATCAAATCCATGGTGCGGCAGGTCGGCCGGACCCTTGGACGCGAACTGATCCGCGGCATTCTGGGCTCTATCAAGCGATAG
- a CDS encoding acyl-homoserine-lactone synthase, whose protein sequence is MIECMTFSTANEFGDALVDYHRMRYRLFIEREGWDIPHFDNLEYDQFDTPATVYLIKRRPKTGEVMGGMRLIPTTQPYLAEHVWPNIIQTRPIPKDPKVWEGTRMSADPELSVEERRQTLAELGIGFVEFLLSVGADRVIFEMPPKLLEFQSRENPEFVEKLGEPITLDDGTLLVGGWVHLSETTLAAYRAGAGVTEDIVTYPKASIPYRKAA, encoded by the coding sequence ATGATTGAGTGCATGACATTTTCGACTGCAAACGAGTTTGGGGACGCTCTGGTGGACTATCACCGCATGCGCTACCGGCTGTTCATAGAACGTGAAGGCTGGGACATTCCTCATTTCGACAATCTTGAATATGACCAGTTTGACACCCCAGCGACCGTCTATCTGATCAAGCGGAGACCTAAGACCGGCGAAGTGATGGGCGGCATGCGCCTTATTCCCACCACCCAGCCTTATCTGGCGGAGCATGTCTGGCCGAACATCATCCAGACCCGCCCGATCCCCAAAGACCCGAAAGTCTGGGAAGGCACGCGGATGAGTGCGGACCCGGAACTGTCCGTGGAAGAGCGGCGTCAGACCCTTGCCGAATTGGGCATCGGTTTTGTGGAGTTCCTGCTGAGCGTTGGGGCAGATCGCGTTATCTTCGAAATGCCACCAAAGCTGCTGGAGTTCCAGTCACGTGAAAATCCGGAGTTTGTCGAGAAACTGGGTGAGCCAATCACGCTGGACGACGGCACGCTGCTCGTGGGTGGCTGGGTGCATCTGAGCGAAACAACCCTGGCAGCCTATCGGGCAGGAGCTGGTGTCACTGAAGATATTGTCACCTATCCAAAGGCCAGCATCCCATACCGCAAAGCGGCCTGA
- a CDS encoding methyl-accepting chemotaxis protein, giving the protein MSIFDRGAKSTKGSAKSKRGDASNPKTTIEATLTALASGDLVSLPEGAESGDAGTQWQAIATIADKLRQATQLSQMVDEMPINVMMCDPEDFKIRYVNKTSIDTLRTIEEHLPIKADEVEGACIDVFHKSPVHQRTMLGDPANLPHKALIQVGPEKLELNVSAITNPDGSYAGPMVSWSVVSAQISMAEKVKGVVDVVASASTELDATARGMTGTAEEASTRSATVASASEEASTNVQTVAGAAEELASSVQEIGRQVAQSSQIAGRAVDEATRTNQTVQSLAEAAGRIGDVVSLITDIASQTNLLALNATIEAARAGEAGKGFAVVASEVKALATQTAKATEDIGTQISSIQDVTSSAVDAIASIQSTIDEISSISTAIASAVEEQGSATQEIARNVQEAALGTQEVSSNIAGVSSSVSETGASAQEVLSAAGELSQHAAELRTEIEGFLQHMNAA; this is encoded by the coding sequence ATGAGCATTTTTGATCGCGGTGCCAAGAGCACCAAAGGAAGCGCGAAGTCCAAGAGGGGCGACGCTTCAAATCCAAAGACTACAATCGAGGCCACGCTTACGGCACTCGCGTCTGGCGACCTTGTCAGTTTGCCGGAAGGGGCGGAATCCGGTGATGCAGGTACTCAATGGCAGGCGATTGCGACAATCGCTGACAAGTTGCGCCAGGCTACACAGCTTTCGCAGATGGTGGACGAGATGCCCATCAACGTCATGATGTGCGATCCCGAAGACTTCAAGATCCGCTACGTCAACAAGACAAGCATCGATACGCTGCGGACAATCGAAGAGCATCTGCCCATCAAAGCGGACGAAGTTGAAGGCGCATGCATTGACGTGTTCCACAAAAGTCCGGTGCATCAGCGCACCATGCTGGGCGACCCTGCCAACCTTCCGCACAAGGCACTGATCCAGGTTGGACCGGAGAAACTCGAACTCAATGTTTCTGCCATCACCAACCCGGACGGTTCCTATGCTGGCCCAATGGTGAGCTGGAGCGTTGTATCAGCTCAGATTTCCATGGCTGAAAAGGTGAAGGGCGTTGTCGATGTGGTTGCATCTGCGTCAACTGAACTCGACGCCACTGCCCGCGGCATGACAGGCACAGCCGAGGAAGCATCCACCCGTTCTGCGACGGTGGCATCTGCTTCTGAAGAAGCGTCTACCAATGTCCAGACTGTTGCCGGCGCTGCTGAAGAGCTTGCCAGCTCGGTTCAGGAAATTGGCCGCCAGGTTGCGCAGTCCTCCCAGATCGCCGGACGTGCTGTCGATGAGGCCACACGCACAAATCAGACCGTGCAGAGCCTTGCTGAAGCAGCAGGCCGTATTGGTGACGTGGTGAGCCTCATCACGGATATTGCAAGCCAGACGAACCTGCTTGCACTCAATGCCACGATTGAAGCCGCTCGCGCCGGTGAAGCGGGCAAGGGCTTTGCGGTTGTGGCCTCTGAAGTGAAAGCACTGGCAACGCAGACCGCCAAGGCCACTGAAGACATCGGCACGCAGATCTCGTCCATTCAGGATGTGACGTCGAGCGCTGTGGATGCCATCGCGTCCATTCAGTCGACGATTGATGAGATTTCTTCCATCTCAACAGCCATCGCAAGTGCCGTTGAAGAACAGGGCAGCGCGACGCAGGAGATTGCCCGCAATGTCCAGGAAGCGGCTTTGGGTACACAGGAAGTGTCCTCGAATATCGCCGGTGTCTCCTCTTCTGTGAGCGAGACAGGTGCTTCGGCTCAGGAAGTTCTGTCAGCCGCCGGCGAGCTCTCCCAGCACGCCGCTGAGTTGCGCACTGAGATTGAGGGCTTCCTGCAGCACATGAACGCCGCATAG